In Flavobacterium sp. WV_118_3, one DNA window encodes the following:
- a CDS encoding lysoplasmalogenase family protein: MEQKVKDGISGILILFYFLIGGISVLSEYMQDHFLTYISKPFLMPILFYLYYLNSEKRNNAFVLALFFNWIANIAFVAATKDTVYFGSLFFLLYRVMVVYMLVERIAFPKIIPFLIGCIPFFFIYITVTSLVNAEIENGIYLFWVNGIFMIFLGGFTLANYILNNNKVNTLLLISTLLFTFIQFLVTINLYYLTLPLFQPISLAMFVVAQYLLYKSVLIMDYKRVLYDNTSSGM, encoded by the coding sequence ATGGAGCAAAAAGTAAAAGACGGAATAAGTGGGATTCTGATTTTGTTTTATTTTTTGATTGGCGGGATTTCGGTATTGAGTGAATATATGCAGGATCATTTTTTGACGTATATTTCGAAACCCTTCCTGATGCCAATATTATTTTATCTCTATTACCTGAACTCCGAAAAGCGGAACAATGCTTTTGTACTCGCACTTTTTTTTAACTGGATAGCCAATATTGCCTTTGTGGCGGCGACAAAAGACACGGTTTATTTCGGATCGCTGTTTTTTCTCTTGTACCGCGTGATGGTAGTTTATATGTTGGTGGAGCGGATTGCTTTTCCAAAAATTATCCCATTTTTGATAGGTTGTATCCCGTTTTTCTTTATTTATATTACCGTTACAAGCCTTGTCAATGCCGAAATTGAAAACGGAATTTATCTGTTTTGGGTGAATGGAATTTTTATGATTTTTCTGGGTGGTTTTACCCTCGCGAATTATATCTTAAATAACAATAAGGTAAATACCCTGTTACTGATAAGTACCTTATTGTTTACGTTTATCCAGTTTCTCGTAACGATCAACCTGTATTATCTCACGTTGCCGTTGTTTCAGCCGATTTCACTGGCGATGTTTGTCGTGGCGCAGTATCTGCTTTATAAATCCGTTTTGATAATGGATTATAAAAGAGTGTTATACGACAATACTTCTTCCGGAATGTGA